The following proteins come from a genomic window of Limosilactobacillus reuteri:
- a CDS encoding ISL3 family transposase has translation MNNSIRTILGVKDPYLKLDEKNFDNPIEDQPNQIIVHLIQTYPMHCPRCGQLMCKNGYKTVNCLGPELHFKPTIWSIKKQKYICKVSSSCPEVITKLAAVRDINYHDHISLAIKQRAMMLLTKNESQSDLAKELNVSDWTIRRVITNLDQFFKPNYHWLPRHIAFDDFKSGRFAPSGMSMILMNIENKRTLDIILSRKNSYLRNYFLRYDRSARLAVQTVTVDLYTPYRHLIHELFPHAIIIADHFHIVAQAYRALNKIRIQVMNRAGAATHEWRALKHFWKLLLTPANELKYNNYWLRRNFSYAQLTDVEVIHRLLSFDNELKKAYEYYQDLIIAIAHRSKKELKNLLVIKWTQLPQALQKVQRTLRSHKQEIYNSFKYDTYTNGPVEGTNNKIKVIKRTAYGFRNFFNFRIRILLALPNTYIAITWRNKQTAHAKVQAQAA, from the coding sequence ATGAACAATTCTATCAGAACTATCTTAGGAGTTAAAGATCCCTATCTCAAACTAGATGAAAAGAACTTTGATAATCCAATTGAAGATCAACCTAATCAAATCATTGTCCATCTCATCCAAACTTATCCTATGCATTGCCCACGATGTGGACAGCTAATGTGTAAGAATGGCTATAAAACAGTTAATTGCTTGGGACCAGAGCTTCACTTTAAACCAACAATCTGGTCGATTAAAAAGCAAAAATATATCTGTAAAGTTTCCTCTTCTTGTCCTGAAGTAATTACTAAATTAGCGGCTGTTAGAGATATTAATTATCATGATCATATTTCTTTAGCGATAAAACAACGAGCCATGATGCTTCTGACGAAAAATGAATCACAAAGTGATTTAGCCAAAGAACTAAATGTCTCTGACTGGACAATTAGACGAGTCATTACAAACCTTGATCAATTTTTCAAGCCTAACTATCATTGGTTGCCTCGCCATATTGCTTTTGATGATTTTAAATCTGGTCGCTTTGCGCCCAGTGGAATGAGTATGATTCTAATGAACATTGAAAATAAACGGACACTTGACATTATCCTGTCACGAAAAAATAGTTATTTGCGGAACTACTTTCTTCGATATGACCGTTCAGCACGCCTAGCAGTTCAAACAGTAACAGTTGACTTATACACTCCATATCGTCACTTAATTCATGAACTCTTCCCTCACGCTATAATTATCGCTGATCATTTTCACATCGTTGCTCAAGCGTATCGTGCATTAAATAAAATCAGGATTCAAGTAATGAATCGCGCTGGTGCTGCCACTCATGAGTGGCGTGCACTTAAGCATTTTTGGAAATTACTCTTAACACCTGCTAATGAGCTTAAATATAATAATTATTGGCTAAGACGTAACTTTAGTTACGCTCAATTAACCGATGTTGAAGTTATTCACCGTCTCCTAAGTTTTGATAATGAATTAAAAAAAGCTTATGAATACTATCAAGACTTAATTATAGCGATTGCTCATCGTAGTAAGAAAGAATTAAAAAACTTACTCGTAATTAAATGGACACAGCTTCCACAAGCACTACAGAAAGTTCAGCGTACCCTTCGTAGTCATAAACAAGAAATCTATAATAGTTTCAAATATGACACCTATACAAACGGTCCTGTTGAAGGAACTAATAATAAAATTAAAGTTATTAAACGAACTGCTTATGGCTTTCGTAATTTCTTTAATTTCCGGATTAGAATTCTTCTTGCATTACCAAATACCTATATCGCAATAACTTGGCGAAATAAACAAACAGCTCATGCCAAAGTCCAGGCACAAGCTGCTTAG
- the nrdF gene encoding class 1b ribonucleoside-diphosphate reductase subunit beta — translation MKLEEFKPVNQYKAINWNEVSDMIDKATWEKLTEQFWLDTRIPVANDMDDWRELDDDHQWTVGHVFGGLTLLDTVQSEAGLTALKEDVKTPHETAVLNNIQFMESVHAKSYSTIFSTLNTPDQIKEIFEWSDTEEYLQNKAVKIANMYLDPSQDPLKKKVANVFLETFLFYSGFYTPLYYLGHNKLNNVAEIIKLILRDESVHGTYIGYKFQVGLRDRTEKQQQDMKDWMYNFLYELYDNEEKYTHLLYDQVGWTDDALTFIRYNANKALMNLGQDPLFPDTASDVNPVVMNGISTSTSNHDFFSQVGNGYRMGAVEAMNDSDYNVKDPNAGKDLNARD, via the coding sequence ATGAAACTTGAAGAATTTAAACCTGTAAATCAATATAAAGCAATCAACTGGAATGAAGTTTCCGACATGATCGATAAAGCTACCTGGGAAAAGCTAACAGAACAGTTCTGGCTTGATACCCGGATTCCTGTTGCCAATGATATGGATGATTGGCGTGAATTAGATGATGATCATCAATGGACTGTCGGACATGTTTTTGGTGGTCTAACCCTTCTAGATACTGTCCAATCAGAAGCAGGATTAACTGCCCTTAAAGAAGATGTTAAAACTCCTCATGAAACAGCTGTTCTTAACAACATCCAATTTATGGAATCAGTTCACGCTAAAAGTTACTCAACTATTTTCTCTACTCTTAATACCCCAGATCAAATCAAAGAAATCTTTGAATGGTCCGATACTGAAGAATATTTGCAAAACAAGGCTGTCAAAATTGCAAACATGTACCTTGATCCAAGTCAAGATCCACTAAAAAAGAAAGTAGCCAACGTTTTCCTTGAGACTTTCTTATTCTATTCTGGTTTCTACACTCCCCTTTATTATCTTGGTCACAACAAGTTAAATAACGTGGCCGAAATCATTAAGCTAATTTTACGGGATGAATCAGTTCATGGGACATATATTGGATACAAGTTCCAAGTCGGATTGCGTGATCGAACGGAAAAACAACAACAAGATATGAAGGATTGGATGTATAATTTCCTTTATGAACTATATGATAATGAAGAAAAATATACTCATCTCCTTTACGATCAAGTTGGTTGGACAGATGATGCATTAACCTTCATCCGTTACAATGCTAATAAAGCGCTTATGAACCTTGGCCAAGATCCGCTATTCCCTGATACTGCTTCTGATGTTAACCCAGTTGTTATGAACGGGATTTCTACCTCAACCTCTAACCATGATTTCTTTAGCCAAGTCGGCAATGGATATCGCATGGGTGCCGTTGAAGCAATGAATGATAGCGATTATAACGTTAAAGATCCAAACGCTGGAAAAGATCTTAATGCACGCGATTAA
- the nrdE gene encoding class 1b ribonucleoside-diphosphate reductase subunit alpha codes for MALSDIDMTKVKYYDYNNEVNIPKNGQIQLDKDKLALEDFIKNNVEPNTKRFPSLKERFQWLEENDYIEESFMNKYSEAFIEKLYDYLKAQNFHFHSFMAAYKFYAQYALRTNDKEYYLENYIDRVAMNALYLANGDEELAMQLADEIIHQRYQPATPTFLNVGRKRRGEFVSCFAIQTTDDMNTIGRTINSALQLSKIGGGVGINLSNLREAGAPIKKIQGAASGVVPVMKLLEDSFSYSNQLGQRQGAGVVYLSVFHPDIIEFLGAKKENADEKIRLKTLSLGITVPDKFYELVEQNADMYLFSPYDVERVYGKPFSYVDITKEYDNLVANDDIRKKKVNARDLEDEISKLQQESGYPYIINIDTENRDNPINGKIVMSNLCSEIAQVQVPAQVNDDQSYSEMGIDISCNLGSTNIANMMESPDFGKSIKAMMRGLTRISDVEDLDVVPTIQNGNRLAHSVGLGAMGLHSYLAKHHIQYGSPVAIEFTGVYFMLLNYWSLVASNEIAKERQETFHDFENSKYADGSYFDKYVTKDWGPQSDVVKGLFKGIFIPGIEDWKKLKEKVMKDGLYNQYRLAVAPNGSTSYINDSTASLHPIINRVEERQEKMIGKIYYPAPYLSNDTMPYYRSAYDMDMRKVIDTYAAAQQHIDQSLSMTLFMRSTIPAGLYEWKNGRTDKMTTRDLNILRHYAYKRGIKSIYYIRTFTDDSGEIGANQCESCVI; via the coding sequence ATGGCGTTATCTGATATCGATATGACCAAAGTTAAATATTACGATTATAACAACGAAGTAAATATCCCCAAAAACGGACAAATTCAACTAGATAAAGATAAATTGGCCTTAGAAGACTTTATCAAAAATAATGTTGAGCCAAATACCAAAAGATTTCCTTCATTAAAAGAGCGCTTTCAATGGTTAGAAGAAAATGATTATATTGAAGAATCTTTTATGAATAAATATAGTGAAGCGTTCATTGAAAAGCTTTACGATTATTTAAAAGCACAAAACTTCCACTTCCATTCTTTTATGGCTGCTTACAAGTTCTATGCCCAATATGCCTTACGGACAAATGATAAAGAGTACTACCTTGAAAACTATATTGATCGGGTCGCAATGAATGCTCTTTACCTTGCTAACGGTGATGAAGAACTAGCAATGCAGCTCGCTGATGAAATCATCCATCAACGTTACCAACCCGCAACGCCAACCTTCCTTAACGTTGGGCGTAAACGCCGGGGAGAATTCGTCAGTTGCTTTGCGATTCAAACAACGGACGACATGAATACCATTGGTCGAACAATCAATTCTGCCCTCCAACTTTCTAAAATTGGTGGTGGTGTTGGAATCAATTTAAGCAACCTTCGTGAAGCTGGTGCCCCAATCAAGAAAATACAAGGTGCTGCTAGTGGAGTTGTTCCCGTAATGAAGCTGTTAGAAGATAGTTTTTCCTATTCCAATCAACTTGGACAGCGGCAGGGAGCTGGAGTCGTTTACCTTAGTGTCTTCCATCCTGATATTATTGAATTCTTAGGAGCAAAAAAGGAAAACGCTGATGAAAAGATTCGCTTAAAGACCCTTTCTCTCGGAATTACGGTTCCTGATAAGTTCTATGAATTGGTAGAACAGAATGCTGATATGTACTTGTTTAGCCCCTACGATGTTGAACGAGTATATGGGAAGCCATTCTCCTATGTCGATATCACAAAAGAATATGATAACTTAGTGGCAAACGATGATATTCGCAAGAAGAAAGTTAATGCCCGTGACTTAGAAGATGAAATCAGCAAACTCCAACAAGAATCAGGCTATCCTTACATTATCAACATTGATACAGAAAACCGGGATAATCCGATTAATGGAAAAATCGTGATGAGTAATTTATGTTCAGAGATTGCTCAAGTACAGGTACCAGCGCAAGTAAATGACGATCAATCGTATTCAGAAATGGGAATTGATATCAGTTGCAACCTTGGTTCAACCAACATTGCTAACATGATGGAAAGCCCTGACTTCGGTAAATCAATTAAGGCAATGATGCGGGGACTAACCCGAATCAGTGACGTAGAAGACCTAGATGTCGTCCCAACTATTCAAAATGGAAATCGGCTTGCCCATTCAGTTGGCTTGGGTGCCATGGGATTACATAGCTACCTCGCTAAGCACCATATTCAATACGGAAGTCCAGTTGCAATTGAATTTACAGGCGTGTACTTTATGCTCTTAAACTATTGGTCATTGGTAGCATCAAATGAAATTGCCAAAGAGCGACAAGAAACTTTCCATGATTTTGAGAATAGTAAATATGCGGATGGTTCCTACTTTGACAAATATGTCACTAAGGATTGGGGTCCACAATCAGATGTTGTTAAAGGTCTTTTTAAAGGTATTTTCATCCCTGGAATTGAAGATTGGAAGAAATTGAAAGAAAAGGTGATGAAAGATGGTCTTTATAACCAATATCGTCTTGCTGTAGCGCCAAATGGTTCAACTTCTTACATTAATGACTCAACTGCTAGTCTGCATCCAATCATTAATCGTGTTGAAGAACGGCAGGAAAAGATGATCGGTAAAATTTATTATCCTGCTCCATACCTTTCAAACGATACAATGCCCTACTATCGTTCAGCTTACGATATGGATATGCGAAAGGTCATTGATACATATGCAGCTGCACAACAGCACATCGATCAATCCCTTTCAATGACCCTCTTTATGCGATCAACAATTCCTGCAGGCCTTTATGAATGGAAGAATGGACGTACAGATAAAATGACTACCCGTGATTTAAATATCTTACGGCACTATGCCTACAAACGCGGTATCAAGTCAATTTACTACATTCGAACATTTACTGATGATAGCGGTGAAATTGGCGCAAACCAATGTGAAAGCTGTGTTATCTAA
- the nrdH gene encoding glutaredoxin-like protein NrdH, producing the protein MVTVFSKNNCIQCKMTKRFLEQHKISFIEHNIDEQPEYISQLKSEGFMATPVVKLPNGQAFSGFRPDQLNQLA; encoded by the coding sequence ATGGTAACTGTATTTTCAAAAAATAATTGTATCCAATGCAAAATGACAAAACGTTTCCTTGAACAGCACAAAATTTCATTTATTGAACACAACATCGATGAACAACCGGAATACATATCGCAACTTAAGTCGGAGGGTTTTATGGCGACTCCAGTTGTAAAGCTTCCTAATGGTCAAGCTTTTTCTGGCTTTCGTCCTGACCAATTAAACCAGCTTGCCTAA
- the tadA gene encoding tRNA adenosine(34) deaminase TadA: MEKINSSLSEQQKFMKMAIAEAKQARILDEVPIGAIVVHDGQVIGRGHNMREKFQDVTYHAEMLAIMEACTNLGSWRLEDCDLYVTLEPCIMCSGAIINARIKNVYYGATDPKAGAVDSLYHLLSDSRLNHQVNVHSGILRDECSQMLKNFFREIRRRRKEARRKNKTNP; this comes from the coding sequence ATGGAAAAAATTAATTCATCATTATCTGAACAACAAAAATTTATGAAGATGGCTATTGCAGAAGCAAAACAAGCCAGAATTTTAGATGAAGTACCAATTGGTGCGATTGTTGTCCATGATGGGCAGGTAATCGGACGTGGCCATAATATGCGTGAAAAGTTTCAAGATGTTACCTATCACGCAGAAATGCTTGCAATTATGGAAGCATGCACGAATTTAGGAAGTTGGCGTTTAGAAGATTGTGATTTATATGTTACGTTAGAACCTTGTATTATGTGTAGCGGTGCCATTATCAATGCACGAATAAAAAATGTTTATTATGGTGCCACTGATCCGAAAGCAGGAGCAGTTGATAGCTTGTACCATCTATTAAGTGATTCACGTTTGAACCATCAAGTTAATGTCCATTCTGGTATTTTAAGGGATGAGTGTAGTCAAATGCTAAAAAACTTTTTCCGTGAAATTCGTCGCCGCCGGAAAGAAGCCCGCCGAAAAAATAAGACTAACCCCTAG